The following DNA comes from Chitinophaga nivalis.
GCCCGTTGGAAAACGCTGAAAATAGCGCTGGATGCACTGAAGCCTAAAAAAGTAGACGCTTCTGGTCTGAAAGTAAAATAATTACTCACCCCCAAATCATACAATCATGGCATTACAGGATAAATACAAAGAGCTGATTGATGCTGCCAAATCTGCTGGTACCGGTAATTTACAGGTACGTGAACAGGATGGCGTATTGCACATAGATGGAGAAGCACCTACTGGTGCAGTGAAAGACCAGCTGTGGGATATCTACGGAAAAATAGATCCCAATTACCTGACCGGTGATGTGGTGATGAATATCAATGTAGCCACAGCAGTGGCCGGCGCTAAGCTGAAAGTAGTAACGGAATCTTCTAACCTGAACGTACGGAAAGGACCTGGTACCGACCAGCCTATTGTTGGTAAAGCGGCACACGGTGAAATCGTGTCCCTGATCAGCAAACAAAGCGACCAGTGGTGGCTGATCCGTACAGACGGCGGTGCAGAAGGGTATGCCTATGCGCAATACCTGCAACCGGTAGAATAATAAATGGCTGACTGAAATCAGTTGCCTTATTGGCGAATTACGCATTGGGCCGCAACGTTTACGTGATTATCTTTGCGTAGCGCTGCCACCCGGTGCGTAATTCGTATTTTTATTAAGTTGTACTTATGTCAAAAGCTGCTGCCACCCGGCTGAATATTCTGCAAAAAGCATTTGAGCTGGTATACCAGAACGGTTACCAGGGAACCAGTATCGACCTGATTCTCACCCAAACCAAGGTGACCAAAGGAGCGTTCTTCTATCACTTTAAGAATAAGGAGGAGATGGGATTGGCCATGATCCGGGAGGTGATGTATCCAGGTATGCAAACCGGTCTGATACAGCCTTTGCTGGAAGGGGAAGATCCGGTAACAGAAATTTATACCATGATGCACGGACTGTTACTCGAAAATCCTTTTTTTCAGGTAAAGTATGGCTGTCCGGCTATTAACCTGATTGAAGAGATGGCCCCCCTGAATGCTGATTTTCATACGGCACTTGCTACGCTGGTATTGCAATGGCAGGAGGCGATAGAGAAAACACTGAAGAAAGGAAAAGCGGCGCAGCAGATCCGCAAAGAGGTGAATACTGCGCAGGTGGCCTTCTTTGTGATGTCGGGTTATAGTGGCGTAAGGAACCTGGGTAAATTATACGGACAGACCTGTTATCATAAATACCTGAAAGAATTAAAAACCTACCTCAAAAACCTCCGGTAAATTTTTTTGCTGTAAAAACATACTAATTAGTATGTTTTGAATACCTTTGTTCCGCATCACAAAAAAATAAGCAAGGATCATAACCTGCTAATCCGCTATAGGCAATCATTATAACGGGGCAGGGGTTTGCATGTGTGGGATTTATGAGGGGCTTTTACAGATAAAACAAATAGCATGTACCAGATAGGTTTATGGTTACATACAGGGTTACGCTGGCTGGTGTTATGCAGCCTGGTATACACCGTGGGCAGGGCATTATGGGGATGGCGTTTCCGTTATTCCTTTACGGCAACAGATGATAGAGTGCGGCATATCACTGCTACGATCGCGCACCTGCAGCTGATGGTGGGAGCTACCTTATATTTTATCAGCCCGCTCATTCGTTTTTTCTTTAGCCAGGGAAAACAGGCGATGGCGTACCGGGAAGCCACCTTTTTTGGGATCCTGCATCCCCTGTGTATGTTCACTGCCATTATCCTGATCACCATTGGGTCTGCATTGGCCAAACGCCGGCCAACAGATCCGGAGAAATTCCGGACCATATTGATTTGGTTTGGCATCGCTCTGCTACTCATTTTACTGGCGATTCCCTGGCCCTGGTTTTCCTGGGTACACAGACCGCTATTCAGAAATTTTTAATGATGATACAGCTTTTAAAAACCAGTGTCGGCCGCCTGCGCATCATCGCTTTCCTGGAAGGCGTTTCACTACTGATCTTAGTATTCATTGCGGTACCGTTGAAGTATTACCTGCATGATCCTGTGCTGACCAAAGTGATGGGGCCTGTTCATGGTATGCTGTTCCTGTTGTTTGTGTTCAATACACTGAGTGTAGGCGTAGCACAGCAATGGCGATTCGGCACTACTACATGGAAAGTGCTGGTGGCGTGCTTTATTCCTTTCGGTACTTTCTATATCGACAAAAAAATTCTGCGGCATCAACAGGTATAAATGGTTGCCGATGCCGTAATGTAATATTTACGTATGTACATGACCGTTATTACCTGCAGCGGACGGGCAACTGTCGCGGGCTGCTGCAGGTAGTTGGTTACCTGATCACAGGATACATTCCATCTGAATATTACAGCGCTCATAAGGGGTGATACGCCCTACTACTTTCTGAAAACCGAGTTTATGATAGAGTGTAATCGCAGGTTTCAGGCGGGTGTTGCTTTCCAGATATACTTTGGCAGCACCCTGTGCACGTGCTTTCTCCAATACTGCCTGTCCCAGCAGCCAGCCAATACCTTTACCTTGTACCGTAGGTGACACCGCCATTTTGGCCAGCTCATAATCATAGTCCGGGTCCTTCATTTTGATGAGGGCACACACGCCCACCGGCTGACCTTCATACAGCGCCACGATGATAAACCCACCTTTATCAAGGATATATTTATCCGGATTGTCCAGCGCTTTATAATCGGCGGCTTCCATTTTGAAATAGGTGGAAATCCATTCTTCATTCAATGCTTTAAAAGCAGCATGATAGGCGGGCGTGTAATCAATGAGCTGGACTTTTTCATTTTCCCGTTCTAGTTTTTGGGTCTTCACTCTTTTGAGTAAGGTCTCCTGCTCCAGCAGAAACTCCCATTCTTCTATGGCCTGCCACAGGTCGTGCCGGCTTTGGGCAGATATCGCAGCGATGGCTGCGCCCACATCTGTATAGGAATCCTTGATTTTTTCCGTGATAGCCCGTCCTTTGGGCGACAACCGCACCACATTCTTCCTGCCATCTGCCGTATCTTTTTTCTCGCTGACATATCCCTTTTTAATCATCTCCCGGATAATTTTACTGACAGATGGATGGGAATGCCGGATCTCTTTGGCAATACCGGTAATGGTTTTCTCTTCTCCCTGTGATAAGGCATAAAATACCGGGAACCATTTGGGTTGCATGTCTATCCCATACAGCTGATAAATACCGGCAGCATCTGCTGTGATTTTGTCGGTGAGCATGCGGAGCCGGCTGCCTATAGCTACTTGTCCGAGTTGATTATAGAAGTCCATATTGAAATTGATTACGTAACTGGTTACGTAAATATAAAAATGATCATTTACATGGCCAAATTTTTCCGGCCGATAAGGATACCAGGCATTTTAAAAGGGTATAGCCTGCATCATCGCGGATGATGGCGCCATATCGTTGTTAATAAGCCTGTATGGTTGTGAGGGGGACTGCTTTACTTTTTCAGCTCCCGTTGTTTACGCAGGCTTTCTTCATGAATGTTGTGATACAACGCTTTGATGAAGGCCTCTGACAGTCCTTGCCCGGCGCCGGTCTGCACGGCTTTTTCCAGTACTTCATTGAACCGGTTGTTTTGCACAACTGCCAGCTGGTGCACGATTTTATAGCGACCAATATTTTCCGCTACTTTCATGCGTTGTCCCAGCAATACAATGAGGGTACTGTCCAGGGCATCAATCTGTTGCCGGTAATAAGACAGGGAATCGGTGGTAGCAGCAGGTTGATGCTGCGAGCGGGCGGTGATGCCGAGGCTCAGTAAACATACAAGGATCAGGTATTTTTTCATGGTTTTCCGGATGAGAAAGGTGATGATCCAAAGATAACTATTTCAGCACAGGTTTGCGATAGCGGATATGCCTGTTGGGGCGGATCAAATATTATATCTCCTGTTTACCCAGATCGGCAGCGAGTTGCCGCAACAGCCTGAATTTTTCTGCGGGCAACATCCCATTGATTTTCACACCCCCATTTTCATCGATCCGGATCTCTACTTTATTTTGGATATCCGACAGCTTATTTTCCAGGTGCTGATAGGTGGGCGTCTGGAAGTAGATCTGTTGGTTGGAAGAACCCACCCAGGGGCGCGAAAAATCGGTGAGCGCCTGCACATAAGGGCCATCCACGAAAATGTCGCATAAGTCCATGATGGCTTGTTTGTCCGGGCAGCCTTCCGCCTGCAGCTGCGCTTTGGTATACCCACTAAACAACATCAGGGAGAGACCCACCGCCTTGACGGTTTGTAATAAAGGCAACAGGGCGGCTGCCTGGTCCAAAGGTTCGCCGCCCAATACCGTAAGCCCTTCAATGCCGGGAACTGCCAGTATGGTTTGTGCCAGTGTATGCGTATCCGTTGCTTTTCCTTTCCGTTGATCCCAGGTATGTGGGACCATACAACCGGGACATCTGACGGAGCAACCCTGTACCCACAGGCAGGCTCTTTGTCCGGGACCTTCTGCAGCAGTGGAAGGAATAAAATCATGGATGTAGAGTACCGGCATAACTAAAATTCAATGACACGTCCTTTAGGGCCGTTGCTGCCGTTTTGCGGCACCGTAAAATCAATTTTATCAGCCAGGTTACGATAAACTCTTTCCGCCAGAGACATCCGGTTTTTAAAATCATCCATGCTGATAAAGAAGCCGTGTTGCTGTCTTTCCTGGATGATGCGCATGGCCTGTACCGTGCCAATACCCGGCAGGGGGGCAATCTCTTCTTCCCTGGCCATATTGATTTTAACCGCATCGACGGTAGGCAGGGGAGGAGGCATGTCGGCGGCAGCCGGTGTGGCAGGTATATCGGTCGCCAGGATAGCGGCAATTTCCTGATCCGTGGCAGGTGGATAACGGTTATTCGCGGGTGCCGTACTAACAGGCGTGTAACCGTTATTGTTAGTGTGGCTGTCCTGATTACCGGTAAAGGCATTTTTAAAGAAGACAATACATAACGCGATGGACATCGTATAAGATGCCAGCAGCAGCATGGCTATCCAGCCGCCTCCAGCCGTCAGTTCCTTGGTCAGGTAGAAACTGACAAATGCCCTTGTATGGGAGACGGTGTTGCGTTGGGAACTACCTGGCAGGTCGGCCAATGACATCGCAGGATGCCCGGCTTTACGCAGGCTATCCAGGTCATTGACATACAGCTTATGCAGGCGCATCAGGTAATATTGAAAATGCTGATTTTCTTCGTCGCTGAGTACACTCCGGGCAAGCGGAACAAATCCCTTGGCAACATCATCCTGTTTCCGGGAATACTCAGCGGCCGTCATTTCCATACGTTGCGTGATGGAATCTTCCAGTTGTGCTATACTAATAGTACCGTCGGCAGGTATTTTGATCGTCAGGATACGTTGGTGTACACTGGCGGAAAACAGCGTCACGGCCATATCCCGCTTGTCGATATCGCGGCTGTTGATATACGCCACAGCCATCTGCGAAAGGAGGGTCACCACCAGTAATAATACGGCCCTGAATTTTTTCTTTTTGAATGCATAAATGCAACAGGCGAGTGGCCCGATGAAAGGCACAAGCCCCAGCAGGATACCTACTAATATGCCTGATATTTTTCTAAAATTCATACTATTGCTGATTCGATATAGGAGATTCGTTTGACTGACCGGTTTCCTGCTGATAATACTCCGCAGTGAGCGTCTCATCTACGGCTTTACCATTCACCAGTTCTTCCACCAGGGCGATGTATTCCTTGCAGGCAGCACCTTTGGCGCCGGAAATTTCTGCTTTTACATACCCTGCTTTATCAATGGAGATGATTATTTTTTTACTATTTGCCATCAGCTGTTCAGATTGAAGGTTAATACAATAGACTGATCCCGTTGCACTGCTTCCTGTTCCAGCGTGAGACCTTTTTCTTCCGCTTTTTGTTTCAGCTGGGTATACACATATTCCTGAACGACGCGGCCGTATTCTTCCTGGAGTTCCTGCACAAAATCAGCCGCTTCCTGTTGGCCGATGTCGCCGATGAATTTTATGTGGAAAAGACCGGTGTTGTCTTTCTCAAAAACAATATGGAACTGGTCAATATGACTTTGTACCTGATTGCTAGCCTCCCGGATGTTACTGGCGCCCAGGTTGAGGAGCGTTTTTTTCAACAACGCTTCCTGCCGGATAATGGTAGGCAAGGTAAGGTGTGGTGCCTCTTCCTGCAGTACTTCACCCAGTGCCATGGAAGCGGAGGTGCTGGAAACAACGGCCGCAATCACAAAGGGTACTACGGATATAATTACACTCATCGTTACATTTTTAGAATTCTATACTACGTCCACCCCGGGGAGATAAAGCCGGTGCTGGCATTTTAGGCGCTGCCGCTCCGGTGGCGGGTTCCCGTTCGTAGGCGACTTTATGATTCATAGAGGTAGCGGAAACCGCTCTCAGGTTCGCCCACTCGCGGATCGCTTTTATTTTCTCTGCCTGTGTTACTACCAATGGTACTGTATTGTCGATAGCCGTCAGGAAATCATCGAGGGTGATGGCCCTGTTTTCCGAAAACGCTTCAAACAAACCAGCTACCACTACCTGTTCCAGTTCCGCACCGGTAAAGCCTTCTGTTTTTTCTACCAGTGCCTGCAGGAAAGTATCATCCACTACGGTATTGCCCAGTACGGTGGCATTGTTCAGCCTTTTCTTCAGGTGAATCTGCAGGATGATCGTTCTTTCAGCACTGGTGGGAAGATCTACAAAAAATATTTCATCAAAACGTCCTTTCCGCATTAACTCCGGTGGCAGGAAATCAATGTTGTTGGCAGTAGCGACTACAAACACAAACTTTTCTTTTTCCTGCATCCAGGTAAGAAAAGTACCAAACAACCGGGTCGCCGTACCACTGTCGCCGGAAGAACCAACCCCGGAAAATGCTTTTTCAATTTCATCGATCCACAATACGCAGGGGGCCATGGCTTCTGCTGTTTGAATCACGTTGCGCATATTCCGTTCACTGCTGCCTACCAGACCGCTGAATACAGCGCCCATGTCCAGCCGTAATAAAGGTACATTCCAGGAAGTACTCACTGTTTTGGCGGTCAGACTTTTACCACATCCCGGCAGACCGGTGATGAGTACGCCCCGGGGCGCTGGTATATTGTATTGCCTGGCCCGTTCCGACCAGGATGCGGCGCGCTTCTCCAGCCACTTTTTCAGGTTTTCCAATCCGCCGATATCTGCCATCTTTAGTTTAGGCATACTGAATTCCAGCAGACCATTCCTGTGGATGATCTGTTTTTTCTCTTCTGCAATCGTGGTGATATCATTGGCATCCAGTATACCATCCTGTACGATAGAAAGCGCAAAGGCATTTTCTGCTTCATTCAGGGTGAGGCCGCAGGCAGCTTCACATAGTTTGGATACAGTATTATCTGCGTCAACATCGAAGCGCAGACGTTGGTTTTGTTTATTCTGTTCAATCAGACTAAAGAGTACCTGCTGGATCTCTTCTTTGGAGGGCAGGGTAAATTCCTTGATCAGGATTTCCTTTTGCAGTGCATCCGGAATAAATTTGTCATGTCCGGTGATAATGACCGTTTTCAAATAATCACCTCCCTTGATTTTCCACACCAGGTCTTTCAGTTTCCGGATAATCGCCTGGTCACAATGAGGAGCGGCCAGATCTGCATACAGGTCTTTTAAGATAAAGATGCCGTCTTCATTGGATTGATCCACGTATTCCAGCGCCCGGATAGCGGTTTTGATATCGCCTTTTTCCGGTTTGTCATTTTTGACAAAACCATCTACAACTGTCCATTCCCATACTGCCCGGGGTTTGCTGAACAGGGTGGTATCCCGGATCATACTTTTTACGGTATCAATGAAACGTTTTTCTTCCCAGGTAATGATATAAATAATAGGGAAGCGCGCTTTAACAAGGGCAGATAATTCGGTAGTAAATTCATTCACAGGCATACGGTACAAGAAGCTGAAAGGTGAAATAGCAGACAAGTATAACACATATTGATGAATATAATGTATTTAAAACCAGCCGGAATAGCTCCCGGGAAAAATATCATAGCGGCTTAACAAAACAGTGGCTTATTTATTTAGTCGTTTACAGAACCAACGGGAATGGCTATTTTTACCCGGAGTTAACTTACATTGTTTATATAATCGTAGTGTGAAATGAAAATAGCTATACTGGATGATTATCAGCATGTCGTAGAACGCCTGGATTGTTTTCAGCTGCTGGCAGGACAAGATGTTTTAATCCTGCATGATACAGAGAAAGATCCGGCAGTACTGGCAGCAAAACTGAAAGACCGGGAAGTGCTGGTACTGACAAGAGAACGCACGAAAATAAATGAGGCCTTGTTATCACAGTTACCCGCCTTGAAATTAATCAGTCAAACCGGCAAGATAGCGCCCCACCTGGATCTGGCGGCATGTACCCGGCACCAGGTGCTGGTGGCGGAAGGCATAGGTTCGCCGGTAGCCCCAGCGGAGCTTACCTGGATACTGATCATGAATACCCTCCGGCAAGTGCCGGCCGCTATTGAAGGCATGAAGCAAGGACAATGGCAGATTAATATGGGCGTAACCGTACAAGGTAAGACTATTGGTATCTGGGGATACGGAAAGATCGGTAAAATGATTGCCGGTTACGCCAAAGCATTCGGTGCAAAAGTATTGGTGTGGGGGAGTGAAGCCTCCCGTGAAAATGCGGTAAAGGATGGCTATGAAAAAGCGGCTACCCGGGAAGATTTCTTCCGTCAGGCAGATGTGGTTTCCTTACACTTGCGCCTGAATGAACAAACAACCGGTATCGTGAAAGCGGCCGATTTAAGTTTGATGAAACCGACAGCCGTATTGATTAATACATCCCGGGCAGAACTGGTTGAAAAAGGAGCCTTGCTGCAATGCCTGCAAAATGGCAGACCCGGATTTGCCGGGCTGGATGTATACGAAGAAGAACCGGTGTATGATACCGCGAATGCATTATTGCATATGCCAAATGTGGTGTGTACTCCCCATCTGGGTTATGTGGAAAAAGATAGCTATGAATTGTATTTCGGCAAAGCCTTTGAAAATGTGCTGAGTTATGTGAATGGCCATCCGGTGAATATTGCGAATCCCCAAGGATAATGTAATAAGAATAGTAACATGCTAAAGCCTGCTGCTACAGTAGGCTTTAGCATGTTAAAAACGACAGTTTTACTACTGGAAAAGTAAATACCCCGACCCCACACTGCCATACGAAATCGGTGTACATCTTTTTATAAATGCTTAATTTTAGTACCTGACCATGTTGTCAGAAATGGTTAACCCTATTGTTCATTTTAAAAGCAACAAAATGACCAGATCTGCTTTGATAACCCTGTTGATTATTTTACTCGCCGCTACCACCCCCGCTGCTGCCCAAAGTATACTATTGAAAAATGTAACACTCATTGATGGTAACGGTAAACGTCCGCAATACCATACGGATATACTGATCAACGGCGATACTATTGCTGCCATCGGAAAAGGACTACAGCACCGAAAGGCTACCGCAATAGATCTCCGCGGTAAAACCATCATGCCCGCCCTGATCAGCACGCATGTACACATCGGTATCCTGAAAGATACGCTGACGGCCGGTGTGAACTATACCCGCGAAAATATTTTACGGCAACTGAAAAGATATGAAGACTATGGCATCAGTCATGTATTAGCCATGGGAACAGACAGGCCCATGTTGTTTGCTTCCGGCTTAAGAGATTCTTCGCAGGCAGGCTTATTGCCCGGCGCCCGGTTGCATTCGGCAGGATATGGCTTTACAATTCCCAAAGGTATTCCACCTGCGGCCGCAGGTATGGATCTGTTGTTCCGTCCGGCAGATGCAGCAGCGGTAACACCATTGATAGATAGTGTGGCCGGGGTACATCCTGCCGTAATAAAGATGTGGGTAGATGATGCCGGTGGCCGTTTCCCTAAAATGGATAGCACCATTTACCAGGCTATCATTACCCGGGCGCATCAGCGGGGGATCCGGGTAGCCGCTCATTTGTATACACCCGAAGATGCTCGCAGGCTGACTGCTGCCGGCCTTGATGTTTTTGCACACAGCGTGCGCAGCAAAGAAATAGATGTACTGTTGTTGCAGGAAATGAAACGTAAAGGCGTGGTATACATTCCTACTCTATCGCTGGATGTATACAATTATAGCTACGCACAGGACCCCTACTGGCTGAAAGACGATTTCTTCAAAGCATCGCTGGAACCGGGTGTATATGGTATGATAACCTCCGCTGCCTATAAAGAGAAGATCCGCAAAGACCCGGATCTGCCTAAGAAAATAGCTGCCTCCCGCATGGGATTGCGTAATGTGAAAAAGGTATACAAAGCAGGCATCCTGGTTGCCCTGGGAACAGATTCCGGCGCTTTCCCGGAACGGGCACAGGGTTTTTCGGAACACCTGGAGCTGGAATTGCTGGTGAAAGCTGGCCTGACACCGCTGGAAGCCATTGGCGTAGCAACCAAAAATGCGGCGCGGGTATTGAAGATCGACCAGACTACGGGAACGCTTACACGTGGTAAGGTAGCAGACTTCATTATCCTGGCTGCCAATCCCGAAAAAGATATCCGGCATACCCGTAAGATTGTAGCCGTGTACAAAGCGGGGAAAAAAGTCAGCGATGGGCCCAAGTTGTAGCGCCATCGCTGACTTTCTCCTGTTGCAAACTTTTACTACGCGGCATTTTCGAGCAGTGGCCGCGGATCAAAAATGACCCGGAAAGATTTGATCTTTCCGTTTTCTACCTGATACCAGCCACTGCTGAAAATAGTTTTATCGCCCATTTGTATATCATAGAAGAGAGATACTTCCTCGTCATCTGCAAATACCTTTTTGATATCATATTTGAGCCGCATTTTTTTCATTT
Coding sequences within:
- a CDS encoding nuclear transport factor 2 family protein, producing the protein MLQDQSTSARAVVLAFINALNTEDFDAARQTIHDDLHFAGVLGSRDGADTYLAEMKKMRLKYDIKKVFADDEEVSLFYDIQMGDKTIFSSGWYQVENGKIKSFRVIFDPRPLLENAA
- a CDS encoding SH3 domain-containing protein translates to MALQDKYKELIDAAKSAGTGNLQVREQDGVLHIDGEAPTGAVKDQLWDIYGKIDPNYLTGDVVMNINVATAVAGAKLKVVTESSNLNVRKGPGTDQPIVGKAAHGEIVSLISKQSDQWWLIRTDGGAEGYAYAQYLQPVE
- a CDS encoding chorismate mutase encodes the protein MKKYLILVCLLSLGITARSQHQPAATTDSLSYYRQQIDALDSTLIVLLGQRMKVAENIGRYKIVHQLAVVQNNRFNEVLEKAVQTGAGQGLSEAFIKALYHNIHEESLRKQRELKK
- a CDS encoding D-2-hydroxyacid dehydrogenase family protein codes for the protein MKIAILDDYQHVVERLDCFQLLAGQDVLILHDTEKDPAVLAAKLKDREVLVLTRERTKINEALLSQLPALKLISQTGKIAPHLDLAACTRHQVLVAEGIGSPVAPAELTWILIMNTLRQVPAAIEGMKQGQWQINMGVTVQGKTIGIWGYGKIGKMIAGYAKAFGAKVLVWGSEASRENAVKDGYEKAATREDFFRQADVVSLHLRLNEQTTGIVKAADLSLMKPTAVLINTSRAELVEKGALLQCLQNGRPGFAGLDVYEEEPVYDTANALLHMPNVVCTPHLGYVEKDSYELYFGKAFENVLSYVNGHPVNIANPQG
- a CDS encoding DUF2997 domain-containing protein, encoding MANSKKIIISIDKAGYVKAEISGAKGAACKEYIALVEELVNGKAVDETLTAEYYQQETGQSNESPISNQQ
- a CDS encoding AAA family ATPase, encoding MSAISPFSFLYRMPVNEFTTELSALVKARFPIIYIITWEEKRFIDTVKSMIRDTTLFSKPRAVWEWTVVDGFVKNDKPEKGDIKTAIRALEYVDQSNEDGIFILKDLYADLAAPHCDQAIIRKLKDLVWKIKGGDYLKTVIITGHDKFIPDALQKEILIKEFTLPSKEEIQQVLFSLIEQNKQNQRLRFDVDADNTVSKLCEAACGLTLNEAENAFALSIVQDGILDANDITTIAEEKKQIIHRNGLLEFSMPKLKMADIGGLENLKKWLEKRAASWSERARQYNIPAPRGVLITGLPGCGKSLTAKTVSTSWNVPLLRLDMGAVFSGLVGSSERNMRNVIQTAEAMAPCVLWIDEIEKAFSGVGSSGDSGTATRLFGTFLTWMQEKEKFVFVVATANNIDFLPPELMRKGRFDEIFFVDLPTSAERTIILQIHLKKRLNNATVLGNTVVDDTFLQALVEKTEGFTGAELEQVVVAGLFEAFSENRAITLDDFLTAIDNTVPLVVTQAEKIKAIREWANLRAVSATSMNHKVAYEREPATGAAAPKMPAPALSPRGGRSIEF
- a CDS encoding DUF3817 domain-containing protein, which encodes MIQLLKTSVGRLRIIAFLEGVSLLILVFIAVPLKYYLHDPVLTKVMGPVHGMLFLLFVFNTLSVGVAQQWRFGTTTWKVLVACFIPFGTFYIDKKILRHQQV
- a CDS encoding amidohydrolase family protein; the encoded protein is MTRSALITLLIILLAATTPAAAQSILLKNVTLIDGNGKRPQYHTDILINGDTIAAIGKGLQHRKATAIDLRGKTIMPALISTHVHIGILKDTLTAGVNYTRENILRQLKRYEDYGISHVLAMGTDRPMLFASGLRDSSQAGLLPGARLHSAGYGFTIPKGIPPAAAGMDLLFRPADAAAVTPLIDSVAGVHPAVIKMWVDDAGGRFPKMDSTIYQAIITRAHQRGIRVAAHLYTPEDARRLTAAGLDVFAHSVRSKEIDVLLLQEMKRKGVVYIPTLSLDVYNYSYAQDPYWLKDDFFKASLEPGVYGMITSAAYKEKIRKDPDLPKKIAASRMGLRNVKKVYKAGILVALGTDSGAFPERAQGFSEHLELELLVKAGLTPLEAIGVATKNAARVLKIDQTTGTLTRGKVADFIILAANPEKDIRHTRKIVAVYKAGKKVSDGPKL
- a CDS encoding TetR/AcrR family transcriptional regulator → MSKAAATRLNILQKAFELVYQNGYQGTSIDLILTQTKVTKGAFFYHFKNKEEMGLAMIREVMYPGMQTGLIQPLLEGEDPVTEIYTMMHGLLLENPFFQVKYGCPAINLIEEMAPLNADFHTALATLVLQWQEAIEKTLKKGKAAQQIRKEVNTAQVAFFVMSGYSGVRNLGKLYGQTCYHKYLKELKTYLKNLR
- a CDS encoding 4Fe-4S single cluster domain-containing protein, whose amino-acid sequence is MPVLYIHDFIPSTAAEGPGQRACLWVQGCSVRCPGCMVPHTWDQRKGKATDTHTLAQTILAVPGIEGLTVLGGEPLDQAAALLPLLQTVKAVGLSLMLFSGYTKAQLQAEGCPDKQAIMDLCDIFVDGPYVQALTDFSRPWVGSSNQQIYFQTPTYQHLENKLSDIQNKVEIRIDENGGVKINGMLPAEKFRLLRQLAADLGKQEI
- a CDS encoding ComEA family DNA-binding protein gives rise to the protein MNFRKISGILVGILLGLVPFIGPLACCIYAFKKKKFRAVLLLVVTLLSQMAVAYINSRDIDKRDMAVTLFSASVHQRILTIKIPADGTISIAQLEDSITQRMEMTAAEYSRKQDDVAKGFVPLARSVLSDEENQHFQYYLMRLHKLYVNDLDSLRKAGHPAMSLADLPGSSQRNTVSHTRAFVSFYLTKELTAGGGWIAMLLLASYTMSIALCIVFFKNAFTGNQDSHTNNNGYTPVSTAPANNRYPPATDQEIAAILATDIPATPAAADMPPPLPTVDAVKINMAREEEIAPLPGIGTVQAMRIIQERQQHGFFISMDDFKNRMSLAERVYRNLADKIDFTVPQNGSNGPKGRVIEF
- a CDS encoding bifunctional helix-turn-helix transcriptional regulator/GNAT family N-acetyltransferase; its protein translation is MDFYNQLGQVAIGSRLRMLTDKITADAAGIYQLYGIDMQPKWFPVFYALSQGEEKTITGIAKEIRHSHPSVSKIIREMIKKGYVSEKKDTADGRKNVVRLSPKGRAITEKIKDSYTDVGAAIAAISAQSRHDLWQAIEEWEFLLEQETLLKRVKTQKLERENEKVQLIDYTPAYHAAFKALNEEWISTYFKMEAADYKALDNPDKYILDKGGFIIVALYEGQPVGVCALIKMKDPDYDYELAKMAVSPTVQGKGIGWLLGQAVLEKARAQGAAKVYLESNTRLKPAITLYHKLGFQKVVGRITPYERCNIQMECIL